One Anaerobranca gottschalkii DSM 13577 genomic window carries:
- a CDS encoding DNA-directed RNA polymerase subunit alpha C-terminal domain-containing protein, producing the protein MGIAFKRLKKRILKEFPKKKLIGDIIIRDSEYEILLDYLKDKCKALIYSNVEIGNDPVFAVALVQVGIRYYDGNFWSHLTKLLGVKKITVEGQRRIGEAFYKVLYINNKDFLNKSDRVNNILLHGFVSDYYANAMFDFFFKYYNNDLERDLSRNNREMMNNLIEVIKKNDNTSRTYLLVKQTANAIKVNTRGGKIRIRRLLNLIDRAFWDGVTPENPTSRLSILFNQWLEISDEFNQQYNIYHSNSNKTKGKKAFSSPYFKCDFKNTSFKLVLPTQLIRLDFEEKEILWHIKYSDKVKEIKSHLQEAITGYKTKEVEIEVERENIFDEFIIELYCKEMRLKLFKIKADCIRFYDKDGDFLDLSNNLPKGEVYGFTRKNDIPISDALLDSEVIDNLIRSYFEFEIGDVVRLPDGRPISIGRKLKEGLLERKVLDGCYGKYNGSSIKIYKEPPRLFLKILPQRSVGTMIEINGVRYRLFDEKTIKIELGNAKGEQGYLINLGDYGCTNDGIYTVYVDVPNDRTNRLWQFLLINGINYQFEDAPYIFQSKGKIKFNEELNIKPANKNLEKNNDENSFNFIIEPELEYLPFTYKGQDYDIPIYFEIPCLKWKFPSGKWNVEKPDAIWHGDVPNIIYFKYPENKLKIFIDEHLDFSNQYQYLTFSKSKTKGYFECDITRFKSWLSREKDFRRIYIDFSQKPLEFLKIITCSVVESHILKWDYENEELVCELNIIGKANYCADLVLMDTKEKIVEKIPINQGKFVIKQSLNSGLYKIIIYEDEIDDTGFSSTFYYKIGEFEHKIINPNNLEGNKMLIKHIKRDEDISFKMELNCKYYISDLKQIDKNNYKGRLTVETKYGIKYLAEVKVQINDLDKLQFISLTFFDGQDYLEFLYDKKRQIIIKDEEKGLKSGESYRRYECLYPDEYLYMVEYIIERQNLASNKVTPIKEEKLVVEVEKTKEKDLLDTPICATGLSNFICNALKKSEITTIRDIVDGGKKRLAKVQGLNKKMLKEIEYQLYSLGIKID; encoded by the coding sequence ATGGGGATAGCTTTTAAGAGGTTGAAGAAAAGGATATTAAAAGAATTTCCAAAGAAAAAGTTAATTGGAGACATTATAATTCGAGATTCAGAATATGAGATTTTGCTGGATTATTTAAAAGATAAATGTAAAGCTTTAATTTATAGCAATGTAGAGATTGGCAATGATCCTGTATTTGCAGTAGCCCTTGTTCAAGTTGGAATAAGATACTATGACGGAAATTTTTGGTCACATCTTACAAAGTTATTAGGAGTAAAAAAAATAACGGTAGAAGGACAAAGGCGGATAGGTGAAGCATTTTATAAAGTTCTTTATATTAATAATAAAGATTTTTTAAACAAAAGTGATAGGGTTAATAACATATTGCTACATGGCTTCGTATCAGATTATTATGCCAATGCAATGTTTGATTTCTTTTTTAAGTATTATAACAATGATTTAGAAAGGGACTTATCCCGAAATAATAGGGAAATGATGAATAATTTGATTGAAGTAATAAAGAAAAATGACAATACTAGCAGAACTTATTTATTAGTAAAGCAAACGGCAAATGCCATAAAAGTTAACACCCGTGGAGGTAAAATAAGAATAAGAAGACTCTTAAATCTTATTGATAGAGCCTTTTGGGATGGAGTTACTCCGGAAAACCCAACAAGTCGTTTATCTATTTTGTTTAATCAATGGCTAGAGATATCAGACGAGTTTAATCAACAATATAACATATACCATAGTAACTCAAACAAAACTAAAGGGAAAAAAGCTTTTTCATCTCCCTATTTCAAATGTGATTTTAAAAATACTTCTTTTAAATTGGTTTTACCCACCCAGCTTATTAGGTTGGATTTTGAAGAAAAAGAAATTCTTTGGCATATAAAATATTCTGATAAAGTTAAAGAAATAAAAAGCCATTTACAGGAAGCGATTACAGGATATAAAACAAAAGAGGTAGAGATTGAAGTTGAAAGGGAAAATATCTTTGATGAATTTATAATTGAACTATATTGTAAAGAAATGAGGTTAAAATTATTTAAAATTAAGGCTGATTGTATTAGATTTTATGATAAAGATGGTGACTTTTTAGACTTAAGTAATAATCTGCCCAAAGGGGAAGTTTATGGATTTACAAGAAAAAATGATATACCAATATCCGATGCCTTACTTGATAGTGAAGTAATAGATAATTTAATAAGATCATATTTTGAATTTGAAATTGGTGATGTAGTTAGACTTCCCGACGGCAGACCGATTTCAATTGGTAGAAAGCTTAAAGAAGGTTTACTTGAGAGGAAGGTTTTGGATGGCTGTTATGGAAAATACAATGGTTCATCTATAAAAATTTATAAAGAACCACCTAGATTATTCCTAAAGATATTGCCCCAAAGGTCAGTTGGAACGATGATTGAAATAAATGGGGTAAGATATCGATTATTTGATGAAAAGACAATAAAGATAGAACTGGGAAATGCAAAGGGAGAACAGGGATATCTAATAAATTTAGGTGATTATGGTTGTACTAATGATGGTATATATACCGTTTATGTTGATGTACCCAATGATCGCACTAATCGTCTTTGGCAGTTTTTGCTTATAAATGGAATTAACTATCAATTTGAAGATGCACCATATATATTTCAATCTAAAGGAAAAATTAAGTTTAATGAGGAATTGAATATTAAACCGGCAAATAAAAATCTTGAAAAAAATAATGATGAAAATTCTTTCAACTTTATCATTGAACCAGAATTAGAATATCTCCCCTTTACATATAAAGGGCAAGACTATGATATCCCGATTTACTTTGAAATTCCTTGTTTAAAATGGAAATTTCCTTCAGGAAAATGGAATGTAGAGAAGCCCGATGCCATTTGGCATGGAGATGTACCTAATATTATCTATTTTAAATATCCAGAGAATAAATTAAAAATATTTATCGATGAACATTTAGATTTTAGTAATCAGTATCAGTATTTAACATTTAGTAAATCCAAAACAAAGGGGTATTTTGAATGTGATATAACCCGCTTTAAATCTTGGCTTAGCAGAGAAAAGGATTTTCGAAGAATTTATATTGACTTTTCCCAAAAGCCTTTAGAATTTTTAAAAATTATCACCTGTAGTGTTGTTGAATCCCATATCTTAAAATGGGATTATGAAAATGAAGAATTAGTATGTGAGTTAAATATAATAGGAAAAGCTAATTATTGTGCAGATTTAGTACTAATGGATACTAAAGAAAAAATAGTGGAAAAAATACCTATAAACCAAGGTAAATTTGTTATAAAACAGTCCTTGAATAGTGGGTTATACAAAATAATTATCTATGAAGATGAGATTGATGATACAGGTTTTAGTAGTACTTTTTACTATAAGATAGGAGAATTTGAACACAAAATAATAAATCCCAATAATTTAGAAGGTAATAAAATGTTAATTAAGCATATTAAAAGGGATGAAGATATATCATTTAAAATGGAACTTAATTGCAAATATTATATTTCTGATTTAAAACAGATTGATAAAAATAATTATAAAGGTCGACTAACTGTTGAAACAAAATATGGAATAAAATACCTAGCAGAGGTAAAGGTACAAATTAATGATTTGGACAAGCTGCAATTTATTTCCCTTACATTTTTTGATGGACAAGATTATTTAGAGTTTTTATATGATAAAAAACGTCAAATTATTATTAAAGATGAAGAAAAAGGGCTTAAAAGTGGTGAGAGCTATAGAAGGTATGAATGCCTATACCCCGATGAATATTTATATATGGTTGAATATATAATTGAAAGGCAAAATTTAGCATCTAATAAGGTTACTCCTATAAAGGAAGAGAAATTAGTTGTTGAAGTGGAAAAAACTAAGGAAAAAGATCTATTAGATACACCAATATGTGCAACAGGATTAAGTAATTTCATTTGTAATGCCTTAAAGAAATCTGAAATTACTACAATAAGGGATATCGTAGATGGTGGTAAAAAAAGATTAGCCAAGGTACAAGGTCTTAACAAAAAGATGTTAAAAGAAATAGAATATCAGTTATATTCTTTAGGGATAAAAATAGATTAA